A genomic segment from Nitrospirota bacterium encodes:
- a CDS encoding diguanylate cyclase, protein MTDDPGASPFDYADSATGVFDRRHVEAKLREEVRRARRDNSPLTVLLVDIDYFKIYNDTLGRNWGDRLLRRFAEVLGGNLKPIDTLGRQGGDEFVILLPAHDLSVGAEFARQLLKSVSSAQYPGQELFEELFPQGKLTASIGATAMNPALQAETDLLAWADYALYRAKRLGRNRVVLQEGPPHSAESRRQPLKLFENLAALFSRASDRDRKLQDTAAAIQQWLAIDVCSLYLLEDRALTLRATAGLNPDSVGRVIMTTSEGLTGLVIETMTTVCARDAAKHPRFKYFPETGEERYGSYLGVPILYENTSLGVVVVQTKAIQDFSEEDVTVVKTIAGFLGGFLGAFLSASK, encoded by the coding sequence ATGACCGACGATCCGGGCGCCTCACCCTTTGACTACGCGGATTCGGCGACGGGCGTTTTCGACCGGCGTCACGTTGAGGCCAAGCTCCGGGAAGAGGTGCGGCGAGCGCGGCGGGACAACAGCCCCTTGACCGTCCTTTTGGTCGACATCGACTATTTCAAGATCTACAACGACACGCTCGGCCGGAATTGGGGCGACCGCCTTTTGAGGCGGTTCGCGGAAGTTCTTGGAGGAAACCTCAAGCCGATCGACACGCTGGGTCGGCAGGGGGGCGATGAGTTCGTCATTCTCCTTCCCGCCCACGACTTGTCCGTCGGTGCGGAGTTCGCGCGCCAGCTCTTGAAGTCCGTGAGTTCGGCCCAGTATCCCGGGCAGGAACTGTTTGAAGAACTCTTCCCCCAAGGGAAATTGACGGCAAGCATCGGGGCGACGGCGATGAACCCGGCCCTCCAAGCTGAAACCGATCTCCTGGCGTGGGCGGACTACGCCCTCTACCGGGCCAAGCGATTGGGCCGAAATCGAGTGGTCCTCCAGGAGGGGCCTCCGCACTCAGCCGAAAGCCGCCGTCAGCCACTCAAGCTGTTCGAAAACCTGGCGGCCCTCTTCTCGAGAGCTTCGGATCGAGATCGAAAATTACAGGACACCGCGGCGGCGATTCAGCAATGGCTCGCCATCGATGTGTGTTCGCTTTACCTGTTGGAGGATCGGGCGCTCACGTTGCGTGCGACGGCCGGTCTCAATCCGGATTCCGTCGGGAGAGTCATAATGACCACGAGCGAGGGGCTGACAGGACTGGTGATCGAGACGATGACAACCGTTTGCGCGCGTGATGCCGCCAAACACCCTCGATTCAAGTATTTCCCCGAGACCGGCGAGGAGCGGTACGGCTCCTACCTCGGAGTACCCATCTTGTATGAAAACACGTCCCTCGGCGTGGTCGTTGTGCAAACGAAGGCCATCCAGGACTTCAGCGAAGAGGATGTGACGGTGGTAAAGACGATCGCAGGCTTTCTCGGCGGGTTCCTGGGCGCGTTCTTGAGCGCGTCAAAATAG